From Chitinophagales bacterium, the proteins below share one genomic window:
- a CDS encoding ATP-dependent zinc protease produces MKKDFRHIIGRTDKVDFPELDLYNIEAKIDSGAYTSSIHCENVMAFYSQNDHYVSFTIYDKEMPITKEGKVFASKQVKNSFGQIEYRYSINTVINLFGENYIIELALTNRSSMKFPVLLGRKLLRDHFIVDVTRQNLSYREKIKKQVNAEKPYKPGTKKDRLQ; encoded by the coding sequence ATGAAAAAAGACTTCAGGCACATTATAGGCCGTACAGATAAAGTGGATTTTCCCGAACTGGATCTTTATAATATTGAGGCTAAAATAGATAGTGGTGCCTATACCAGTTCCATACACTGTGAAAATGTAATGGCTTTTTATTCGCAAAATGATCACTACGTCAGTTTTACCATTTATGATAAGGAAATGCCGATTACAAAAGAGGGAAAAGTGTTTGCGAGTAAGCAGGTAAAAAATTCATTTGGCCAGATAGAGTACCGGTACTCTATAAATACTGTAATTAATCTTTTTGGGGAAAACTACATTATAGAATTAGCGTTAACCAACCGCTCTTCAATGAAATTCCCGGTATTGCTTGGAAGGAAATTACTAAGAGATCATTTTATAGTCGACGTTACCAGGCAAAACTTATCTTACCGTGAAAAAATTAAAAAGCAGGTTAACGCTGAAAAACCATATAAACCGGGTACAAAAAAAGATCGGCTACAGTAA
- the mdh gene encoding malate dehydrogenase has translation MKVTIVGAGNVGSTCADVIARNDYVNEVILLDIKKDVAEGKALDIWQTSPINMSGTRVKGTTNDYSATANSNVVVITSGLPRKPGMSRDDLISTNAGIVKSVTEQVIKYSPDTVIIVVSNPLDVMTYCAYLSAKVSSSKVFGMAGILDTARYKAFLAEALDCSPKDIQAVLMGGHGDTMVPLPRYTTVGGIPVTEMIAKYKLDEIIDRTKKGGGEIVNLLGTSAWYAPGAAAAQMVEAIVKDEKRIYPCCALLNGEYGLKNIYLGVPVKLGRNGIEQIIPLDLNEEEMKLLNDSATAVKEVMDVFDNMKVVA, from the coding sequence ATGAAAGTAACAATAGTAGGTGCCGGAAATGTAGGGTCAACCTGCGCCGATGTGATAGCCCGAAATGATTATGTTAACGAGGTAATATTACTTGATATAAAAAAAGATGTTGCTGAAGGAAAGGCACTTGATATCTGGCAAACATCGCCTATAAATATGTCAGGTACCCGGGTAAAGGGTACTACAAATGATTACTCGGCAACTGCCAATTCCAATGTTGTGGTAATAACATCCGGACTGCCCCGCAAGCCGGGTATGAGCCGGGATGATTTGATCTCGACCAATGCAGGAATTGTAAAAAGCGTAACCGAGCAGGTAATTAAGTATTCCCCTGACACAGTGATCATCGTTGTTTCCAATCCATTGGATGTAATGACTTACTGTGCTTACCTGTCAGCTAAGGTTTCATCAAGCAAAGTGTTTGGTATGGCAGGCATCCTGGATACTGCCCGCTATAAAGCATTTCTTGCTGAAGCTTTGGATTGTTCACCAAAAGATATACAGGCTGTGCTTATGGGAGGCCATGGAGACACCATGGTTCCTCTCCCACGCTATACCACCGTAGGGGGAATTCCTGTCACCGAAATGATTGCAAAATATAAGCTGGACGAAATAATTGATAGAACGAAAAAGGGAGGTGGCGAAATTGTAAATCTTTTAGGAACCTCGGCATGGTATGCTCCTGGTGCTGCAGCAGCACAAATGGTTGAGGCTATTGTTAAGGACGAGAAAAGAATCTACCCATGTTGCGCTTTGTTAAATGGTGAATATGGGCTTAAAAATATATATCTCGGAGTTCCGGTTAAGCTTGGGCGAAATGGTATTGAACAAATTATACCTCTCGATTTGAATGAAGAGGAAATGAAATTGCTCAATGACTCCGCAACTGCTGTTAAGGAAGTAATGGATGTTTTCGACAATATGAAAGTGGTAGCATAG
- a CDS encoding S8 family serine peptidase, whose translation MKCHIVFFMLLCCCKVGFSQTTIYHRYIIEFTDKDNNPFSISDPLQYLSQRAIDRRARQQIPITISDLPINPDYIQQVLNTGVKILNNSKWLNSISIETSDSIALNAIRQFPFVKNSNPIAPRSGKGKIPDKDNAYDYPQRVELFSESDYGVAFHQIDMLRGEILHQRGFRGDGIIITVLDAGFFNAPNISLFDSLYADHRVLGTRSFVTGEEDVYGGATHGCSVLSTMAANQPGIMVGTAPKASFYLFITEDENSEYPIEEHNWAAGAEMADSLGTDLITSSLGYSVFEDSVFNHTYEEMDGNTTMVTRAADMAASKGIIVCSSAGNEGNHPWHYITAPGDADSILTVGATDSTGTITAFSSYGPASDGDLKPNVTAEGIGVYVVDAFSGIPYKSNGTSFSNPIIAGITACLWQAHQEENNMEVIATIQKSASLYYNPNDSMGNGIPNYELADLILSNKTPENLNVSKPVIYPNPFSDHVNVLISSSENENITIEGEDITGRKFFSNHYSVLRGLNYFSFPQMRNLSNGYYFIRFNYGDHADILKVLKSD comes from the coding sequence ATGAAATGCCATATTGTATTTTTCATGCTTTTATGCTGCTGTAAAGTTGGCTTTTCACAGACCACAATTTACCATCGGTATATTATTGAATTCACTGATAAGGATAATAACCCTTTTTCCATCAGTGATCCTTTACAATATCTTTCACAACGTGCTATCGACAGAAGGGCACGTCAGCAAATTCCTATTACCATTTCCGATCTTCCCATTAATCCCGATTATATTCAACAAGTATTAAATACAGGAGTTAAAATATTGAATAATTCGAAATGGTTAAACTCTATATCTATTGAAACATCTGATTCTATTGCTCTGAATGCAATCCGGCAATTTCCATTTGTTAAAAACTCTAACCCTATTGCACCCCGATCGGGTAAAGGAAAAATACCTGATAAAGACAACGCTTATGATTATCCCCAGCGTGTTGAATTATTTTCGGAATCTGATTATGGGGTTGCTTTCCATCAAATTGACATGCTCAGAGGTGAGATCCTTCATCAGAGAGGATTTCGTGGTGATGGAATCATTATTACCGTGCTTGATGCCGGTTTTTTTAATGCACCTAACATAAGTCTCTTTGACAGTTTATATGCGGATCACCGGGTGTTGGGAACCAGGAGTTTTGTTACTGGTGAAGAAGATGTTTATGGAGGTGCAACGCACGGATGTTCCGTGCTTTCTACAATGGCAGCTAACCAACCTGGCATTATGGTGGGAACTGCCCCAAAAGCCAGTTTTTATTTATTTATAACAGAAGATGAAAATTCTGAATATCCGATAGAAGAACACAACTGGGCGGCCGGTGCCGAAATGGCGGACAGCTTAGGGACGGATCTTATTACTTCGTCACTGGGCTACAGTGTGTTTGAGGATTCTGTTTTTAACCATACTTATGAAGAGATGGATGGTAATACTACTATGGTCACGCGGGCCGCTGATATGGCCGCAAGCAAAGGCATTATAGTATGCAGCAGTGCAGGCAATGAGGGAAACCATCCCTGGCATTATATTACCGCTCCTGGTGATGCAGACAGTATTTTAACGGTAGGTGCCACTGATTCAACGGGAACCATTACAGCATTTAGTTCATATGGGCCTGCATCCGACGGAGACCTAAAGCCAAATGTGACTGCAGAAGGTATTGGTGTATATGTAGTGGACGCTTTTTCAGGAATACCCTACAAAAGCAATGGCACTTCTTTTTCGAACCCAATTATTGCAGGAATAACTGCCTGTTTGTGGCAGGCGCATCAGGAGGAAAATAATATGGAGGTTATTGCTACCATACAAAAGAGTGCAAGCTTATATTATAATCCCAATGACTCAATGGGAAATGGCATTCCAAATTATGAGCTGGCAGATCTGATACTTTCTAATAAGACACCGGAGAATTTAAATGTATCGAAACCAGTAATCTATCCAAACCCTTTTTCTGACCATGTAAATGTTTTGATTTCTTCCTCTGAAAATGAAAATATAACTATTGAAGGAGAGGACATTACCGGAAGAAAATTCTTTTCGAACCATTACTCCGTTCTAAGGGGCTTAAATTATTTTTCATTTCCACAAATGAGAAATCTTTCCAACGGCTATTATTTTATTCGATTCAATTACGGAGATCATGCGGACATTTTAAAAGTTCTAAAATCGGACTAG
- the mnmA gene encoding tRNA 2-thiouridine(34) synthase MnmA — protein sequence MSKHGKVLVAMSGGIDSTVAAVMLHNEGYEVVGITMKTWDYAVSGGSKKETGCCNLDSMNDARQVAVDLGFPHYIVDIREEFSSAVIQDFVDEYIAGRTPNPCVLCNTHIKWTALIWRARQMDCEFIATGHYARVRDENNRYVISKGIDESKDQSYVLWGITQENLALSRFPLGGFRKAEIRSMCMEWGYTDLAKKNESYEICFIPDNDYRGFLKRKVSGLEDKVAHGIFINTKGETIGSHDGYPFYTIGQRKGLGTAFGKPIFVTDILAETNTVVLGEEENLIRNVMEVGKINLQKYNDIEDGMDAIVKVRYKDAGAPCRLYRNKNNIRVEFKEYVKAIAPGQSAVFYEGNDVIGGGIIYSGLKN from the coding sequence ATGAGCAAGCATGGAAAAGTATTGGTAGCAATGAGCGGTGGCATCGACAGTACCGTTGCAGCAGTTATGCTGCATAATGAAGGTTATGAAGTTGTGGGCATTACCATGAAAACCTGGGACTATGCAGTAAGCGGAGGCTCTAAAAAAGAAACCGGATGCTGTAATCTTGATTCGATGAATGATGCACGGCAAGTAGCAGTAGATTTGGGATTTCCTCACTATATAGTTGATATCCGCGAAGAATTCAGTAGCGCCGTCATCCAGGATTTTGTGGATGAATACATTGCAGGTCGTACTCCAAACCCCTGCGTGCTTTGTAATACACATATAAAATGGACTGCATTGATCTGGCGTGCCAGGCAAATGGATTGTGAATTTATTGCTACAGGACATTATGCAAGGGTTCGCGATGAGAATAACCGTTACGTTATTTCTAAGGGCATAGATGAATCGAAAGATCAGTCTTATGTATTGTGGGGTATTACTCAGGAAAATTTAGCATTGAGCCGTTTTCCATTAGGCGGATTTCGCAAGGCAGAAATACGCAGCATGTGTATGGAGTGGGGCTATACTGATCTGGCTAAAAAAAACGAATCTTATGAAATTTGCTTTATACCGGATAATGATTACCGTGGATTTTTGAAGCGAAAAGTTTCCGGCCTGGAAGATAAAGTTGCCCATGGAATTTTTATCAATACTAAAGGCGAGACTATTGGAAGCCATGATGGATATCCATTCTATACAATAGGTCAGCGGAAGGGATTAGGAACTGCTTTTGGCAAGCCTATTTTTGTGACGGATATTTTAGCCGAAACGAATACAGTGGTACTAGGGGAGGAGGAAAACTTAATCAGAAATGTAATGGAGGTAGGCAAAATAAATCTTCAGAAATATAATGATATCGAAGATGGCATGGATGCCATTGTAAAAGTCCGGTATAAAGATGCAGGCGCTCCCTGCAGGTTATACCGTAATAAAAATAATATTCGGGTAGAGTTTAAGGAGTATGTGAAAGCAATTGCACCTGGTCAGTCCGCTGTGTTTTATGAAGGAAATGATGTAATAGGTGGAGGAATTATTTATTCAGGCCTTAAAAATTAA
- a CDS encoding amino acid ABC transporter substrate-binding protein — MSGNKLFILLFFLNFLALGCIAQTDSSQILPDSILSKPPSQNFFQKKKQYTVALFLPFESGKIYIRDLLKGNFFIPDETQLAVEYYQGLLLALDSLKSLGLQLKLLAYDSGDSVHLLSILKNDEIKTADLIMGPVLNNRLQVVEKFSSENKIYLLSPYSAMVVSKEPNSFYLMANATLQSHCQKIESYLEKNYAGKKVFLIHRNRESDLELAGFFKNDRPSEAQKIQYMEFTDSTVNNYKNLKDSLSALDKNIVIVASSDEPFANSVIKQLSHLSEDYEVEVYGMPTWNKCTFISQAALDKININISSSFWLDKDGKAAKFFKDKYVSKFNLSPTENAVRGYDQMMFFGNLMLGGMAADSDINKTATLIGDQFKFVPVISSNEDQPVWFYENKTVHILRYENGNWIKLED; from the coding sequence TTGAGTGGGAATAAACTCTTTATTCTTTTATTTTTTTTAAACTTTCTTGCATTAGGCTGCATTGCGCAGACTGATAGCAGCCAGATATTACCGGACAGCATTCTTTCAAAGCCTCCTTCACAAAATTTCTTTCAGAAAAAAAAGCAATACACTGTAGCCTTATTTTTGCCCTTCGAATCAGGTAAGATTTATATCAGGGACTTATTAAAGGGTAACTTTTTTATACCTGATGAAACACAGCTTGCTGTTGAATATTACCAGGGACTTTTACTTGCCCTTGACTCACTTAAATCTCTTGGTCTCCAGCTTAAGCTTCTGGCTTATGATTCAGGAGATTCTGTTCACTTGTTATCGATATTAAAAAATGACGAAATAAAGACAGCAGATCTTATTATGGGACCTGTTTTAAATAATCGTTTACAGGTGGTAGAAAAATTTTCATCTGAAAATAAAATTTACCTTCTGTCTCCGTACTCAGCTATGGTGGTCAGTAAAGAGCCTAACTCATTTTACCTTATGGCTAACGCGACTCTTCAATCGCACTGTCAGAAAATTGAATCGTATCTGGAAAAAAATTACGCCGGGAAAAAAGTTTTTTTAATTCACCGAAATAGGGAAAGCGACCTTGAACTGGCTGGTTTTTTTAAAAATGATCGGCCTTCTGAAGCACAAAAGATTCAATATATGGAGTTTACGGACAGTACTGTAAATAATTATAAAAATTTGAAAGATTCCCTTTCAGCTTTGGATAAAAACATTGTTATAGTGGCCAGTTCTGATGAACCGTTTGCAAACAGCGTTATTAAGCAATTAAGCCATTTGTCTGAAGATTATGAAGTGGAGGTGTATGGAATGCCTACCTGGAATAAGTGCACATTCATTTCCCAAGCTGCTTTAGATAAAATTAACATAAACATCTCGAGCTCTTTTTGGCTAGATAAAGATGGAAAAGCAGCTAAATTTTTTAAGGATAAATATGTTTCTAAATTTAACCTGAGCCCAACGGAAAACGCTGTGAGAGGTTATGATCAGATGATGTTCTTCGGAAATTTAATGCTGGGCGGCATGGCTGCTGATTCGGATATTAATAAAACTGCCACTCTTATTGGCGATCAGTTTAAATTTGTGCCTGTTATATCTTCAAACGAAGACCAACCTGTATGGTTTTATGAGAATAAGACCGTACACATTTTGAGATATGAAAATGGTAACTGGATAAAATTGGAAGATTGA
- a CDS encoding RNA methyltransferase yields MTDRRDQRMKDVLAARQLDLTVILEDVWDHHNISAVLRSCDAVGIQEVFIISPKGKKISDFGKKSSASASKWLTIHHFSDTRECLHEVRNRYSRIFSTRLDNASTSVYNLDLTQSTALVFGNEHTGVSNIASTLSDGNFIIPQAGMIQSLNISVACAVSLYECFRQRNESGFYRNKILTPALFKLYEDWKKK; encoded by the coding sequence ATGACGGATAGACGCGATCAACGGATGAAGGATGTATTAGCGGCCAGGCAACTGGATTTAACGGTAATTCTGGAAGATGTATGGGACCATCATAATATTTCAGCGGTGCTCCGGTCATGTGATGCCGTTGGAATTCAGGAAGTTTTTATTATTTCCCCCAAAGGAAAAAAAATATCTGACTTTGGAAAGAAATCGTCCGCCAGTGCAAGCAAGTGGTTAACGATACACCATTTTTCCGATACCAGGGAATGCCTGCATGAAGTAAGAAACAGGTACTCCCGCATCTTTTCTACACGGCTCGATAATGCTTCAACATCAGTTTATAACCTGGATTTAACCCAATCCACAGCTTTAGTTTTTGGGAATGAACATACCGGTGTCTCAAACATTGCTTCCACTTTATCAGATGGCAACTTTATTATTCCACAGGCAGGCATGATCCAAAGTTTGAATATTTCAGTGGCATGCGCTGTATCCCTTTATGAGTGCTTCCGGCAAAGAAATGAAAGCGGGTTCTATAGAAATAAAATTCTGACACCGGCATTATTTAAATTATATGAGGATTGGAAAAAGAAATGA
- the rimK gene encoding 30S ribosomal protein S6--L-glutamate ligase — MKIIILSRNPKLYSTARLLQAAKELQHQVLVLDHTKCYVSIEKSKPSIHYEGTEIKEVDAVIPRIGASVTFYGTAVVRQFEMMRIFSANESQAIVRSRDKLRSLQLLSRAGLGIPKTIFADNSRKVDDLIKMVGGVPLVVKLLEGTQGIGVVLAETNRGAKSIIEAFLGQDIYILIQEFIKEANGADIRALVVDGKVIGAMKRQGGPGEFRSNIHRGGTGVPIRLSVEEELSVLRAADVLGLKVAGVDMLRSSRGPMILEVNSSPGLKGIEQATGIDIAKVIIQYVERNALKKEVSDKIGI; from the coding sequence ATGAAAATTATTATCCTCTCCCGTAATCCAAAGCTTTATTCCACAGCAAGGCTCCTACAGGCTGCAAAAGAATTACAGCACCAGGTGCTGGTGCTGGATCATACTAAATGTTATGTTTCCATCGAGAAGAGCAAGCCATCCATTCATTATGAAGGCACTGAAATTAAAGAAGTGGATGCTGTAATTCCGCGTATCGGTGCATCCGTAACGTTTTATGGTACTGCTGTGGTTAGGCAATTTGAAATGATGCGGATATTTTCAGCAAATGAATCGCAGGCTATTGTGCGTTCCCGTGATAAATTAAGGAGCTTGCAGCTGCTCTCCCGCGCCGGGTTAGGCATACCCAAAACAATCTTTGCTGATAATTCACGAAAGGTAGATGATCTTATCAAGATGGTTGGTGGCGTTCCCCTTGTTGTTAAGCTTTTGGAAGGCACACAGGGAATCGGGGTAGTTCTTGCTGAAACAAACCGTGGTGCAAAATCAATTATTGAAGCATTCCTTGGTCAGGATATATATATTTTAATTCAGGAATTTATTAAGGAGGCTAATGGTGCAGATATTCGCGCTCTTGTAGTGGATGGAAAAGTTATCGGAGCTATGAAAAGGCAGGGAGGGCCGGGTGAATTTCGATCCAACATCCATCGTGGAGGTACAGGAGTTCCGATCCGACTTTCTGTAGAAGAAGAGCTTTCTGTGCTCCGGGCAGCAGATGTGCTGGGGTTGAAGGTGGCCGGGGTAGATATGTTAAGGTCATCACGCGGTCCGATGATTTTAGAAGTAAACTCTTCTCCAGGCTTAAAAGGCATTGAGCAGGCCACCGGCATCGATATAGCCAAAGTAATTATTCAATATGTTGAACGAAATGCATTGAAGAAAGAAGTCAGTGATAAAATTGGAATTTAG
- the guaA gene encoding glutamine-hydrolyzing GMP synthase, with protein MEKILIIDFGSQYTQLIARRVRELKIYCEIYPYHKFPYPDAEVKGIILSGSPFSVHDKDFPDVDLNNLLGKVPVLGVCYGAQLIAFKTGGEVMRSSRREYGRAHLHKLPSEDVMLKDVNDGSQVWMSHADTITHISRQFELLANSSNVEVAAFRSLNGSYGQPVYGFQFHPEVFHSVEGKKILYNFCVGVCGCAQTWTPAAFIDTAVDDIKNKVGNEHVMLALSGGVDSSVTAAILHYAIGQNLFCFFIDNGLLRKNEFQKVMSAYKQMGLNIDGIQAGDRFLKALQGISDPEKKRKVIGEQFIRIFEEEAQKLNKIKWLAQGTIYPDVIESISVHGPSQTIKSHHNVGGLPKDINLKLVEPVRSLFKDEVRLIGKELHVPEEILRRHPFPGPGLAIRILGDITAEKISLVQEADDILINALRKHDLYDKVWQAGAILLPVQSVGVMGDERTYENAICIRAVESTDGMTADWSHLPYSFLANVSSEIINSVKGINRVVYDISSKPPSTIEWE; from the coding sequence ATGGAGAAAATCTTAATTATTGATTTTGGTTCCCAATATACACAACTTATTGCCCGCCGCGTACGTGAATTAAAAATCTATTGTGAGATTTACCCGTATCATAAGTTTCCATATCCGGATGCTGAGGTAAAAGGAATTATTCTTTCGGGCAGTCCTTTTTCTGTACATGATAAAGATTTCCCTGATGTAGACCTGAATAATTTACTGGGAAAAGTTCCTGTTCTTGGAGTATGTTATGGCGCTCAGCTTATTGCATTTAAAACAGGCGGTGAAGTTATGAGGTCATCGAGACGGGAATATGGCCGGGCTCATCTACATAAGCTTCCCAGTGAAGATGTAATGCTTAAAGATGTAAATGATGGCAGCCAGGTCTGGATGTCTCATGCAGACACCATTACTCATATTTCCAGGCAATTTGAATTATTAGCCAATTCATCTAACGTGGAAGTTGCTGCATTCCGCAGCCTTAATGGTTCATATGGGCAACCGGTTTATGGATTTCAGTTTCATCCGGAAGTTTTTCATTCGGTAGAAGGAAAAAAAATACTCTACAATTTTTGTGTGGGTGTTTGTGGCTGCGCACAGACCTGGACACCCGCAGCTTTTATTGATACCGCAGTTGACGACATTAAAAATAAGGTCGGGAATGAGCACGTGATGCTGGCATTATCGGGCGGAGTCGATTCATCTGTTACAGCTGCCATACTTCATTATGCTATAGGGCAAAATCTTTTTTGCTTTTTTATAGATAATGGATTGCTCCGTAAAAATGAATTTCAAAAAGTGATGAGCGCCTACAAGCAAATGGGTTTAAATATTGACGGTATTCAGGCAGGTGATCGTTTTTTAAAAGCTTTGCAGGGAATAAGTGATCCTGAGAAAAAGCGAAAAGTTATAGGCGAACAATTCATTCGGATATTTGAGGAGGAAGCGCAGAAGCTTAATAAAATTAAATGGCTTGCCCAGGGAACTATATACCCGGATGTGATAGAATCCATTTCTGTTCATGGTCCTTCGCAAACCATAAAGAGCCATCACAATGTAGGTGGATTACCCAAGGATATTAATCTGAAACTTGTTGAGCCGGTTAGATCACTTTTTAAAGATGAAGTGAGGCTCATTGGCAAGGAGCTTCATGTTCCGGAAGAAATATTAAGGAGGCACCCGTTCCCTGGTCCGGGATTGGCTATAAGGATTCTCGGAGATATTACAGCAGAAAAAATAAGCCTTGTACAGGAGGCGGATGACATCCTGATAAACGCTTTGCGAAAGCATGACTTATATGATAAGGTATGGCAGGCAGGTGCCATTTTACTCCCGGTGCAATCTGTAGGAGTGATGGGCGATGAACGTACGTATGAAAATGCAATCTGTATCAGGGCGGTAGAATCAACAGACGGAATGACTGCGGATTGGAGCCATCTACCCTATTCTTTTCTGGCAAACGTTTCAAGTGAAATTATCAATAGTGTGAAGGGTATTAATCGTGTGGTGTACGATATCAGTTCTAAACCTCCGTCAACCATTGAGTGGGAATAA